The DNA sequence taaaaaaaatagcaatATTTGATTCATTTTTTTATCAGTTAAAAAAATTGCAACAACAggatatgattaaaaaaataataaataatttttttctctataATTGTCTGATATTAATAGTAGGAGACCTCTTAATGTTCctctatatataattaactacaaaaaaaatatgtaaCAGCAGATGTGACTTTCTATTTGCATCCCTCTGGAATCTTCCCTACAATTGTTGGCTTAACATCAATGCATTCAGATTTTGCTGGGCCTTCAGGACCACTATATGTCAAGTCAATGTTCGCAAGTTCCACTTTTTCACATGGGACTCCACTGCTGCATATAAGTTGAACGGTAAGAGGAGTTGCAGAAGTTCCCTTTATATTTTTGAAGCTAACATCACTAATCTTCACTTTAGATGGctcctggaaaaaaaaaaaaaaaaaaaaagagagaagaaataattatttatacaaaCAATATGTAATTgtcatataataatatattgttttggaacagttttcacctTTTTATTGCATTTATTCCATGGACAATACATTTGATCTACAATAATAGGATTGGAGACATTTTCCATAGTAATATCTTGGAAATGAATATTAGTTGCAGTATTAGGAAACATTGCAGGCCAAGTCTTAATTCTAACACCATTAGTTGTACCGGTGAGGGTGCAATCGGAAACGGTAATTCCGGAAACAGGATCTTCATTCTCATACTTCCCCAAGCTCCCTATGCTGATGCCATGACCAGGTCCACATGccacttttgtgattttgagaTTTTCGGTTCCATCACCAATAGAGATACAATCATCACCCGTGCCTATTTTGGCATTAGATATAGTCACTCCCTTTGATCGCCCAATATGAATTCCATCTGTATTAAGGCTACCTTCAGGTGTACTGACTTTGAAGCCTTCAAATGTGAAGTCCTCACATCCCAATACATTGACGTGAAAGTACTTGCTATTAAGAGACGTTATGTCACGAACTAAGCCTTTGGTAATGAAGTTAAACCTTATATTCTGATGAAAAATGTAAAGCAATAAAAGCATTTTAGAAAAGTTTTGGTACGTAATTACAATTTAtggtaaatttaaattagtaacATTTTGTAATTTCatgtaaactaaaaaaaaataccatagGATGTTTCTTGCAATTTTTTGGATCTTTGTCACAAGATACTCCCTTCCATGCAACTTCTCCTTGACCATCTAAAGTTCCTTTTCCAGATAGTGTGAATTGATCAATATGGTTAAAATTAAACCAACCATCCCCCCCTGCAAGCTCTGGTGGGGCTTTCACGGTTGCCTGAACTTCTACCTCTATTGCCCCTTTGC is a window from the Manihot esculenta cultivar AM560-2 chromosome 16, M.esculenta_v8, whole genome shotgun sequence genome containing:
- the LOC122722068 gene encoding exopolygalacturonase-like produces the protein MDTKIIFSIVSLLFINFSLVQAQPAVFDITKFGAAPDGKADASKAIADAWKEACAAAGSSKILIPAGTFLAGIVNVTGPCKGAIEVEVQATVKAPPELAGGDGWFNFNHIDQFTLSGKGTLDGQGEVAWKGVSCDKDPKNCKKHPMNIRFNFITKGLVRDITSLNSKYFHVNVLGCEDFTFEGFKVSTPEGSLNTDGIHIGRSKGVTISNAKIGTGDDCISIGDGTENLKITKVACGPGHGISIGSLGKYENEDPVSGITVSDCTLTGTTNGVRIKTWPAMFPNTATNIHFQDITMENVSNPIIVDQMYCPWNKCNKKEPSKVKISDVSFKNIKGTSATPLTVQLICSSGVPCEKVELANIDLTYSGPEGPAKSECIDVKPTIVGKIPEGCK